The following are encoded in a window of Haliaeetus albicilla chromosome 1, bHalAlb1.1, whole genome shotgun sequence genomic DNA:
- the CRACD gene encoding capping protein-inhibiting regulator of actin dynamics isoform X2 has protein sequence MINLFKKPYKKKAGKFQPFKKLFGKRKKREPASDCEEAKLKPSHSFGNVCNGTFSSDEEPNGGLRSSHYSMGSRAFSHDSIFIPDGRTESEQAIQAMSQENVLGKVKTLQSTDTPDLLRTMSLPGTGHEAEEKVTPVKSSRPKRQFSCSGTIETINLDAVPQAVARLDNSAAKHKLSVKPKKQRMSRKHKRLTKGSQSLTITEFEPEDLETQLYGDRYPGYNGHIIADKLIQNRDEQKQLQLAEEKRIEDHWGIFEAERIRQIVEMEEQREMEEQRCQELEQVQKEQERRCREEERRQYLLEGETSLKTEEQTCHKEERRLLEAEKRQELEEQSWQELEKQTQKELEEPQGQELEEQKCQEKEEQQRQELEEQKHQEWKEQQRQELEEQKHQEWKEQQRQELEEQKHQEWKEQQRQELEEQKHQEWKEQQRQELEEMKHQEREDQQRRELEEQKHQEWEKQRCQELEEQRHQEWEEQGRKELEEKQRRELEEQKRLELEELRQHVIEKQCQEEEERSWLEGQKELKGKNKEEKQRQELEGKELQEAEIKLKQEKEAESLKQQKKQEEQRLHLKEKGEKTEKEQPQHVMDKTKKREEQRKHKLTKQMHLESTESAQQDELKQQKEQNEQEWNKLEEQRVDTEGQNLQQNQQEKSLEQQQDKDQLCSGGADRHLLEEKLQEGSRSQKLKQPEKGNKTAEGGLAQKLKREVEAQEQKRIGEELRWQEVDERQTASRPFTFQVSSGDKQIIFQKVNLSPVMPIKGAGLSSPSIKDCRMHTASKGSHTLPSSVCVPHTAILVTGAQLCGTAVNLNQIKDTACKSLLGLTEERKNVDIPSPEKAQKKNQDPKPSSSKMKYAQETSNNQAVLAEWASIRSRILKNAENSKYERDRVSVCRHSDDWTPRGRGAPHGNLRKTLSANAKFSITPAWQKFSEASKTNSDAENVSVAKGNEPVGRITGSCADSKEDEASTFKDNFAEKAKEKMETHSEMTDNTEGCKFAKDLPSFLVPSFPHSPGKELPQAELPGAQENQQNNSTKKADKPAPNGEENVSPFGIKLRRTNYSLRFHYDQQAEQRKKKRYSAGDSFDGLPDPLVTTEGEKESAVFAPQESTSSGIGRVNVLGNVKDSKDSSITVVEISQPAGTPVVLPATGQSTLLPHEKPACKSLVPQKPALAPKPTSQTPPSSPLSKMNRSNLADTLGQRLVKAESDSGWRKEDRANAVQSTPSNEYKNEEEEIREKKSFFPSISIPWREKNDKKPEPLKKEKPVLQSRHSLDGSKLMEKVETSQPLWITLALQKQKGFREQQATREERRQAREAKQAEKLAKENAAVSNQPENKSSSSKTSTLQKSTTQEDEKKIETAVSRLERREQLKKSNTLPTSVTVEISDSVPSTPLAKEVAKRFSTPDANPVSTEPAWLALAKRKAKAWSDCPQIIK, from the exons TCCACTGACACTCCAGATTTGTTGAGAACAATGAGTTTGCCTGGAACAGGACATGAAGCggaagaaaag GTCACTCCAGTCAAATCATCGCGGCCAAAAAGACAATTTTCCTGTTCTGGCACAATTGAAACAATCAATTTGGATGCAGTTCCCCAGGCTGTTGCTCGTCTAGACAACAGTGCAGCTAAACACAAGCTGTCAGTGAAGCCAAAAAAACAGAGGATGTCAAGAAAGCACAAGAGATTGACAAAG GGATCACAAAGTTTAACGATAACAGAATTTGAGCCAGAGGACCTAGAAACTCAGCTGTATGGCGACAGATACCCAGGTTATAATGGACACATCATAGCAGACAAGCTAATCCAGAACAGAGATGAGCAGAAGCAGCTTCagctggcagaggagaaaagaattgAAGATCACTGGGGGATCTTTGAGGCTGAAAGAATAAGGCAGATTGTAGAAATGgaagaacaaagagaaatggaagaacaaAGGTGCCAAGAACTTGAGCAGGTGcagaaggagcaggagagaaGGTGTCGtgaagaagagaggaggcagtATCTCCTTGAAGGAGAGAcatctttgaaaacagaagagcaaacATGCCATAAAGAGGAGAGAAGACTGCTGGAGGCTGAAAAGAGGCAAGAGCTGGAAGAGCAGAGTTGGCAGGAACTGGAGAAGCAGAcacagaaggagctggaggagccaCAGGGACaagagctggaggagcagaagTGCCAGGAAAAAGAGGAGCAACAGAGACAAGAGCTGGAGGAACAGAAGCACCAGGAATGGAAGGAGCAACAGAGACAAGAGCTGGAGGAACAGAAGCACCAGGAATGGAAGGAGCAACAGAGACAAGAGCTGGAGGAACAGAAGCACCAGGAATGGAAGGAGCAACAGAGACAAGAGCTGGAGGAACAGAAGCACCAGGAATGGAAGGAGCAACAGAGACAAGAGCTGGAGGAAATGAAGCACCAGGAACGGGAGGACCAACAGAGACgagagctggaggagcagaaaCACCAGGaatgggaaaagcagagatgtcAGGAGTTGGAGGAGCAGAGGCATCAGGAATGGGAAGAGCAGGGGCGCAAGGAGCTTGAGGAGAAACAGAGACgagagctggaggagcagaagcGGCTAGAGCTGGAAGAATTAAGACAACATGTGATTGAAAAACAGTGtcaagaggaagaagaaagaagttgGCTGGAGGGCCAAAAAGAactcaagggaaaaaataaggaagaaaaacagagacaaGAGCTAGAAGGGAAAGAGCTTcaagaagctgaaataaaactgaagcaggagaaagaagctgagagcctcaaacaacagaaaaaacaggaggaaCAAAGGCTGCatttgaaggagaaaggagaaaagacagagaaggaacaacCCCAGCATGTAATGGATAAGACAAAGAAACgggaagagcagagaaaacACAAGCTCACAAAACAAATGCACTTGGAAAGTACAGAAAGTGCGCAACAAGATGAACTGAAGcagcaaaaggaacaaaatgaaCAAGAATGGAACAagctggaagagcagagggTAGACACAGAAGGACAAAATCTTCAGCAAAACCAACAAGAAAAATCCTTGGAACAGCAACAGGACAAGGATCAGTTGTGTTCTGGAGGGGCTGATAGGCATCTGCTAGAGGAGAAGCTCCAAGAAGGATCAAGATCCCAAAAACTCAAACAGCcagaaaaagggaataaaacagCAGAAGGCGGCCTAGCCCAGAAACTGAAGAGAGAAGTTGAGGCGCAGGAGCAAAAGCGAATAGGGGAAGAGCTTCGGTGGCAAGAGGTAGATGAAAGACAAACTGCATCCAGACCCTTCACATTTCAAGTGTCTTCTGGAGATAAACAGATCATATTTCAGAAAGTAAATCTGAGTCCAGTCATGCCCATCAAAGGAGCAGGACTCTCTTCTCCATCCATCAAAGACTGCAGGATGCACACTGCCAGCAAGGGCTCCCATACACTCCCATCATCTGTGTGTGTACCCCATACAGCTATTTTGGTTACTGGAGCACAGCTGTGTGGCACAGCAGTTAACTTGAACCAGATAAAGGACACGGCTTGTAAATCGTTACTTGGCttaacagaagagagaaaaaatgtggACATTCCTTCACCAGAGAAggcccagaaaaaaaaccaggatcCCAAGCCCAGCAgcagtaaaatgaaatatgcaCAAGAGACATCGAACAACCAGGCCGTACTAGCTGAGTGGGCCTCTATCCGCTCCAGAATCCTGAAGAAcgcagaaaacagcaaatatgAGAGAGATCGAGTAAGTGTCTGCAGACACAGTGACGACTGGACACCCCGAGGACGGGGTGCTCCACATGGCAACTTGAGGAAGACTCTCTCTGCCAATGCGAAGTTCTCAATAACACCAGCATGGCAGAAATTTTCAGAAGCTTCAAAAACCAATTCAGATGCTGAGAATGTAAGTGTGGCAAAAGGCAATGAACCAGTGGGAAGAATCACTGGCTCATGTGCTGACTCAAAGGAGGATGAGGCTTCTACTTTTAAGGATAACTTTGCTGAAAAGGCTAAGGAGAAAATGGAAACCCATAGTGAAATGACAGACAACACAGAAGGCTGTAAATTTGCAAAAGATCTTCCATCTTTCCTTGTTCCAAGTTTTCCTCATTCTCCAGGTAAAGAATTACCCCAGGCAGAACTTCCTGGTGCTCAGGAAAATCAGCAGAATAACAgcacaaaaaaagcagataaaCCAGCACCAAAcggagaagaaaatgtttctcctTTTGGGATAAAGTTACGAAGGACAAACTACTCTTTACGTTTCCATTATGATCAACAGGctgagcaaaggaaaaagaaaagatacagtGCAGGAGATAGTTTTGATGGTTTGCCTGACCCACTAGTTACAACAGAAGGTGAGAAAGAGTCCGCTGTTTTTGCTCCGCAAGAGAGTACATCCTCTGGCATAGGGAGAGTGAACGTCCTTGGTAATGTGAAAGATTCAAAAGACTCTTCAATTACTGTGGTGGAGATTTCACAACCAGCAGGCACACCAGTGGTCCTACCAGCCACTGGCCAGAGCACTTTACTCCCTCATGAGAAACCAGCATGCAAGTCACTGGTCCCACAGAAACCTGCTTTAGCTCCAAAGCCCACCAGCCAGACACCACCATCGTCTCCTCTCTCTAAAATGAACAGATCAAACCTAGCTGATACACTAGGGCAAAGGTTGGTTAAAGCTGAATCAGACAGTGGCTGgagaaaagaagacagagcaAATGCAGTGCAGTCCACACCATCCAATGAGtacaaaaatgaagaggaagaaatcagAGAAAAGAAGTCATTTTTCCCATCTATAAGTATtccatggagagaaaaaaatgacaaaaagccTGAGCCACTGAAGAAAg aaaagccaGTCCTCCAGAGCAGGCACTCTTTAGATGGCTCTAAATTGATGGAGAAAGTTGAAACTTCACAACCACTTTGGATTACATTAGCGCTGCAAAAGCAAAAGGGGTTTCGTGAGCAGCAAGCTacgagggaagagaggagacaAGCCAGAGAGGCAAAGCAAGCAGAGAAGCTGgctaaagaaaat GCTGCTGTAAGTAATCagccagaaaataaaagtagcagcagcaaaacaagcACACTGCAGAAATCTACAACTCAAGAAGACGAGAAGAAAATTGAGACTGCTGTGTCAAGACTAGAAAGAAGGGAGCAGCTAAAAAAGTCAAACACGCTTCCAACTTCTGTGACAG TGGAAATTTCAGATTCTGTTCCGTCAACCCCACTTGCAAAGGAGGTGGCCAAGAGATTCTCTACGCCTGATGCTAACCCTGTGTCAACAGAACCAGCCTGGCTTGCATTAGccaagaggaaagcaaaagcctgGAGTGACTGTCCACAGATCATAAAGTAA
- the CRACD gene encoding capping protein-inhibiting regulator of actin dynamics isoform X3, with the protein MGSRAFSHDSIFIPDGRTESEQAIQAMSQENVLGKVKTLQQQLAKNIKFGQPPQMTISVRTMGEANTSIEEDVLLSSPMEIETQQDTVISDSGNKSTDTPDLLRTMSLPGTGHEAEEKVTPVKSSRPKRQFSCSGTIETINLDAVPQAVARLDNSAAKHKLSVKPKKQRMSRKHKRLTKGSQSLTITEFEPEDLETQLYGDRYPGYNGHIIADKLIQNRDEQKQLQLAEEKRIEDHWGIFEAERIRQIVEMEEQREMEEQRCQELEQVQKEQERRCREEERRQYLLEGETSLKTEEQTCHKEERRLLEAEKRQELEEQSWQELEKQTQKELEEPQGQELEEQKCQEKEEQQRQELEEQKHQEWKEQQRQELEEQKHQEWKEQQRQELEEQKHQEWKEQQRQELEEQKHQEWKEQQRQELEEMKHQEREDQQRRELEEQKHQEWEKQRCQELEEQRHQEWEEQGRKELEEKQRRELEEQKRLELEELRQHVIEKQCQEEEERSWLEGQKELKGKNKEEKQRQELEGKELQEAEIKLKQEKEAESLKQQKKQEEQRLHLKEKGEKTEKEQPQHVMDKTKKREEQRKHKLTKQMHLESTESAQQDELKQQKEQNEQEWNKLEEQRVDTEGQNLQQNQQEKSLEQQQDKDQLCSGGADRHLLEEKLQEGSRSQKLKQPEKGNKTAEGGLAQKLKREVEAQEQKRIGEELRWQEVDERQTASRPFTFQVSSGDKQIIFQKVNLSPVMPIKGAGLSSPSIKDCRMHTASKGSHTLPSSVCVPHTAILVTGAQLCGTAVNLNQIKDTACKSLLGLTEERKNVDIPSPEKAQKKNQDPKPSSSKMKYAQETSNNQAVLAEWASIRSRILKNAENSKYERDRVSVCRHSDDWTPRGRGAPHGNLRKTLSANAKFSITPAWQKFSEASKTNSDAENVSVAKGNEPVGRITGSCADSKEDEASTFKDNFAEKAKEKMETHSEMTDNTEGCKFAKDLPSFLVPSFPHSPGKELPQAELPGAQENQQNNSTKKADKPAPNGEENVSPFGIKLRRTNYSLRFHYDQQAEQRKKKRYSAGDSFDGLPDPLVTTEGEKESAVFAPQESTSSGIGRVNVLGNVKDSKDSSITVVEISQPAGTPVVLPATGQSTLLPHEKPACKSLVPQKPALAPKPTSQTPPSSPLSKMNRSNLADTLGQRLVKAESDSGWRKEDRANAVQSTPSNEYKNEEEEIREKKSFFPSISIPWREKNDKKPEPLKKEKPVLQSRHSLDGSKLMEKVETSQPLWITLALQKQKGFREQQATREERRQAREAKQAEKLAKENAAVSNQPENKSSSSKTSTLQKSTTQEDEKKIETAVSRLERREQLKKSNTLPTSVTVEISDSVPSTPLAKEVAKRFSTPDANPVSTEPAWLALAKRKAKAWSDCPQIIK; encoded by the exons TCCACTGACACTCCAGATTTGTTGAGAACAATGAGTTTGCCTGGAACAGGACATGAAGCggaagaaaag GTCACTCCAGTCAAATCATCGCGGCCAAAAAGACAATTTTCCTGTTCTGGCACAATTGAAACAATCAATTTGGATGCAGTTCCCCAGGCTGTTGCTCGTCTAGACAACAGTGCAGCTAAACACAAGCTGTCAGTGAAGCCAAAAAAACAGAGGATGTCAAGAAAGCACAAGAGATTGACAAAG GGATCACAAAGTTTAACGATAACAGAATTTGAGCCAGAGGACCTAGAAACTCAGCTGTATGGCGACAGATACCCAGGTTATAATGGACACATCATAGCAGACAAGCTAATCCAGAACAGAGATGAGCAGAAGCAGCTTCagctggcagaggagaaaagaattgAAGATCACTGGGGGATCTTTGAGGCTGAAAGAATAAGGCAGATTGTAGAAATGgaagaacaaagagaaatggaagaacaaAGGTGCCAAGAACTTGAGCAGGTGcagaaggagcaggagagaaGGTGTCGtgaagaagagaggaggcagtATCTCCTTGAAGGAGAGAcatctttgaaaacagaagagcaaacATGCCATAAAGAGGAGAGAAGACTGCTGGAGGCTGAAAAGAGGCAAGAGCTGGAAGAGCAGAGTTGGCAGGAACTGGAGAAGCAGAcacagaaggagctggaggagccaCAGGGACaagagctggaggagcagaagTGCCAGGAAAAAGAGGAGCAACAGAGACAAGAGCTGGAGGAACAGAAGCACCAGGAATGGAAGGAGCAACAGAGACAAGAGCTGGAGGAACAGAAGCACCAGGAATGGAAGGAGCAACAGAGACAAGAGCTGGAGGAACAGAAGCACCAGGAATGGAAGGAGCAACAGAGACAAGAGCTGGAGGAACAGAAGCACCAGGAATGGAAGGAGCAACAGAGACAAGAGCTGGAGGAAATGAAGCACCAGGAACGGGAGGACCAACAGAGACgagagctggaggagcagaaaCACCAGGaatgggaaaagcagagatgtcAGGAGTTGGAGGAGCAGAGGCATCAGGAATGGGAAGAGCAGGGGCGCAAGGAGCTTGAGGAGAAACAGAGACgagagctggaggagcagaagcGGCTAGAGCTGGAAGAATTAAGACAACATGTGATTGAAAAACAGTGtcaagaggaagaagaaagaagttgGCTGGAGGGCCAAAAAGAactcaagggaaaaaataaggaagaaaaacagagacaaGAGCTAGAAGGGAAAGAGCTTcaagaagctgaaataaaactgaagcaggagaaagaagctgagagcctcaaacaacagaaaaaacaggaggaaCAAAGGCTGCatttgaaggagaaaggagaaaagacagagaaggaacaacCCCAGCATGTAATGGATAAGACAAAGAAACgggaagagcagagaaaacACAAGCTCACAAAACAAATGCACTTGGAAAGTACAGAAAGTGCGCAACAAGATGAACTGAAGcagcaaaaggaacaaaatgaaCAAGAATGGAACAagctggaagagcagagggTAGACACAGAAGGACAAAATCTTCAGCAAAACCAACAAGAAAAATCCTTGGAACAGCAACAGGACAAGGATCAGTTGTGTTCTGGAGGGGCTGATAGGCATCTGCTAGAGGAGAAGCTCCAAGAAGGATCAAGATCCCAAAAACTCAAACAGCcagaaaaagggaataaaacagCAGAAGGCGGCCTAGCCCAGAAACTGAAGAGAGAAGTTGAGGCGCAGGAGCAAAAGCGAATAGGGGAAGAGCTTCGGTGGCAAGAGGTAGATGAAAGACAAACTGCATCCAGACCCTTCACATTTCAAGTGTCTTCTGGAGATAAACAGATCATATTTCAGAAAGTAAATCTGAGTCCAGTCATGCCCATCAAAGGAGCAGGACTCTCTTCTCCATCCATCAAAGACTGCAGGATGCACACTGCCAGCAAGGGCTCCCATACACTCCCATCATCTGTGTGTGTACCCCATACAGCTATTTTGGTTACTGGAGCACAGCTGTGTGGCACAGCAGTTAACTTGAACCAGATAAAGGACACGGCTTGTAAATCGTTACTTGGCttaacagaagagagaaaaaatgtggACATTCCTTCACCAGAGAAggcccagaaaaaaaaccaggatcCCAAGCCCAGCAgcagtaaaatgaaatatgcaCAAGAGACATCGAACAACCAGGCCGTACTAGCTGAGTGGGCCTCTATCCGCTCCAGAATCCTGAAGAAcgcagaaaacagcaaatatgAGAGAGATCGAGTAAGTGTCTGCAGACACAGTGACGACTGGACACCCCGAGGACGGGGTGCTCCACATGGCAACTTGAGGAAGACTCTCTCTGCCAATGCGAAGTTCTCAATAACACCAGCATGGCAGAAATTTTCAGAAGCTTCAAAAACCAATTCAGATGCTGAGAATGTAAGTGTGGCAAAAGGCAATGAACCAGTGGGAAGAATCACTGGCTCATGTGCTGACTCAAAGGAGGATGAGGCTTCTACTTTTAAGGATAACTTTGCTGAAAAGGCTAAGGAGAAAATGGAAACCCATAGTGAAATGACAGACAACACAGAAGGCTGTAAATTTGCAAAAGATCTTCCATCTTTCCTTGTTCCAAGTTTTCCTCATTCTCCAGGTAAAGAATTACCCCAGGCAGAACTTCCTGGTGCTCAGGAAAATCAGCAGAATAACAgcacaaaaaaagcagataaaCCAGCACCAAAcggagaagaaaatgtttctcctTTTGGGATAAAGTTACGAAGGACAAACTACTCTTTACGTTTCCATTATGATCAACAGGctgagcaaaggaaaaagaaaagatacagtGCAGGAGATAGTTTTGATGGTTTGCCTGACCCACTAGTTACAACAGAAGGTGAGAAAGAGTCCGCTGTTTTTGCTCCGCAAGAGAGTACATCCTCTGGCATAGGGAGAGTGAACGTCCTTGGTAATGTGAAAGATTCAAAAGACTCTTCAATTACTGTGGTGGAGATTTCACAACCAGCAGGCACACCAGTGGTCCTACCAGCCACTGGCCAGAGCACTTTACTCCCTCATGAGAAACCAGCATGCAAGTCACTGGTCCCACAGAAACCTGCTTTAGCTCCAAAGCCCACCAGCCAGACACCACCATCGTCTCCTCTCTCTAAAATGAACAGATCAAACCTAGCTGATACACTAGGGCAAAGGTTGGTTAAAGCTGAATCAGACAGTGGCTGgagaaaagaagacagagcaAATGCAGTGCAGTCCACACCATCCAATGAGtacaaaaatgaagaggaagaaatcagAGAAAAGAAGTCATTTTTCCCATCTATAAGTATtccatggagagaaaaaaatgacaaaaagccTGAGCCACTGAAGAAAg aaaagccaGTCCTCCAGAGCAGGCACTCTTTAGATGGCTCTAAATTGATGGAGAAAGTTGAAACTTCACAACCACTTTGGATTACATTAGCGCTGCAAAAGCAAAAGGGGTTTCGTGAGCAGCAAGCTacgagggaagagaggagacaAGCCAGAGAGGCAAAGCAAGCAGAGAAGCTGgctaaagaaaat GCTGCTGTAAGTAATCagccagaaaataaaagtagcagcagcaaaacaagcACACTGCAGAAATCTACAACTCAAGAAGACGAGAAGAAAATTGAGACTGCTGTGTCAAGACTAGAAAGAAGGGAGCAGCTAAAAAAGTCAAACACGCTTCCAACTTCTGTGACAG TGGAAATTTCAGATTCTGTTCCGTCAACCCCACTTGCAAAGGAGGTGGCCAAGAGATTCTCTACGCCTGATGCTAACCCTGTGTCAACAGAACCAGCCTGGCTTGCATTAGccaagaggaaagcaaaagcctgGAGTGACTGTCCACAGATCATAAAGTAA